From the genome of Nitrososphaera sp., one region includes:
- a CDS encoding tryptophan--tRNA ligase has protein sequence MEKDENGERAGGEPGDFVVTPWEVEGQVDYTRLVEKFGTQPITSEILAKVRHMTGEIHPMLKMSYFFSHRDFDWILDRSEKGEDFYLYTGRGPSGPVHMGHILPWIFTKYLQDKFGSKLLFQFTDDEKYLYGADRTREEIRRYTYENILDVIATGFDHEKTKIIIDTKHIASLYPLATEIAKKITFSTAKSVFGFTNSTNIGMIGFPPVQAAPCFLPSVLESKKVPVLIPAAIDQDPYWRMTRDVADRLGYYKPAQIHSKFLPALGIGGKMSSSKPETAVFTTDDPEVIDKKVSTALTGGQPTVALQRELGANALGCPVFWYLRYFFDNERQSDERMLKCKSGGLLCGECKSDLSKGAKPFIAAFKKRRERAKDLVTKFMFDDKPFEA, from the coding sequence TTGGAAAAAGATGAAAACGGCGAGCGAGCCGGCGGCGAGCCAGGTGATTTCGTCGTCACTCCCTGGGAGGTCGAGGGACAGGTCGATTACACGCGCCTGGTGGAAAAATTCGGCACACAGCCAATTACTTCCGAAATTCTCGCCAAGGTTCGACACATGACCGGTGAAATTCATCCGATGCTCAAGATGTCTTATTTTTTTTCACACCGTGATTTTGACTGGATACTGGACAGGTCCGAGAAGGGCGAGGATTTCTACCTCTATACCGGCAGAGGGCCTTCCGGGCCCGTGCACATGGGTCACATTCTGCCTTGGATTTTCACAAAGTATCTACAGGACAAGTTCGGCTCAAAACTCCTGTTTCAGTTCACGGACGATGAAAAGTATCTTTACGGAGCCGACAGGACTCGCGAGGAGATAAGGCGGTATACATATGAAAATATCTTGGACGTAATTGCGACCGGTTTTGACCATGAGAAGACCAAAATAATAATTGACACAAAGCATATCGCAAGCCTCTACCCCCTCGCAACGGAAATTGCCAAGAAAATCACTTTTTCCACTGCCAAGTCCGTGTTTGGATTTACAAACTCTACAAACATTGGGATGATAGGCTTCCCGCCGGTCCAGGCTGCGCCATGCTTTCTTCCATCAGTACTTGAAAGCAAAAAGGTGCCAGTCTTGATTCCCGCCGCAATCGACCAGGATCCGTACTGGCGCATGACCCGCGATGTCGCGGACCGGCTGGGGTACTACAAGCCCGCGCAAATCCACAGCAAGTTCCTGCCTGCTCTCGGCATCGGTGGCAAGATGTCGTCTTCAAAACCGGAAACTGCCGTATTTACGACCGACGATCCGGAGGTCATTGACAAAAAGGTATCCACTGCGCTTACTGGTGGCCAGCCTACTGTGGCGCTCCAGAGGGAGCTGGGCGCAAATGCGCTCGGTTGCCCCGTCTTTTGGTACCTGCGATATTTCTTTGACAACGAAAGGCAGTCGGACGAGCGGATGCTCAAATGCAAGAGCGGGGGCCTCCTGTGTGGCGAGTGCAAATCGGATCTTTCCAAGGGTGCCAAACCTTTTATCGCGGCCTTCAAAAAGAGGCGCGAGCGCGCCAAAGACCTGGTGACGAAATTCATGTTCGACGACAAACCGTTTGAGGCCTGA
- a CDS encoding beta-CASP ribonuclease aCPSF1 — MSFMAVILQSLPQEAGLTKIEYEGPRIALYTRNPSYLVQNHQLVSNIVNAIKKRIVVRTDESIRSSEKECASIISKSLSSEVGLVETFFDSVTGEAIAFVKKPWLVAQAGDDYDSIELLEKTGWRVKIKRAPVDTSVLRTVYDLLTAHAPERMRFYRDVGEKIFRERLTNEAEASVVALGGFAEVGRSCILLLTSESKILLDCGINTAAHDSLSALPRFDVSGLLMEQIDGVVLTHAHMDHAGFLPALFKYGYRGPVYCTDPTLGLMYLLQHDYVERKGSNALYSATDIAEEVIRTITLTYGTVTDISPDVRLVLSNTGHIIGSSSVHLHIGNGDHNLVYTGDLKFGKTIALENASWNFARVETLIIESTYGGRDDVFEPRERAEALFAQFINSVAGAGGNILVPAPVAGVSQELVLLLDSLIQSGKVSPQVDVVVDGLIAKASSLYEAFPEYLDRDLRSRILRSESTQFGFSDNFVRSDTVVSLKKPTVVISSSAFLSGSNSLEYLRQIAGDPKNMLLFVSYQPLDTLGRAILEGRAKSLSFPQESSEHAGQQVELRCRIERLHGLDSHSDYNQLMAYVARLRPKLRRVLVNHGEKPKAQNLASSISKSLKIQTQHPLVQEAVKLL; from the coding sequence ATGAGTTTCATGGCAGTTATCCTGCAGAGCCTGCCGCAGGAGGCTGGCCTTACCAAAATTGAATACGAAGGTCCTCGAATAGCACTGTACACCAGAAACCCTTCGTACTTGGTCCAGAACCACCAGCTGGTTTCCAACATTGTAAACGCGATAAAAAAGAGGATAGTTGTCAGGACAGACGAATCCATTCGAAGCTCCGAAAAGGAGTGTGCGTCAATCATTTCAAAATCACTTTCGTCCGAAGTCGGGCTTGTTGAGACATTCTTTGATTCTGTGACCGGCGAGGCAATCGCATTCGTAAAGAAACCGTGGCTGGTAGCTCAGGCAGGGGACGACTATGACAGCATAGAGCTATTGGAAAAGACGGGATGGAGGGTAAAAATCAAACGAGCGCCGGTGGACACCTCTGTCCTACGCACGGTTTATGATTTGCTAACAGCCCATGCGCCAGAGCGCATGCGGTTTTATCGCGATGTGGGCGAAAAGATCTTTCGCGAAAGATTGACAAACGAAGCAGAGGCCAGCGTCGTCGCGCTGGGCGGGTTTGCAGAAGTCGGGAGATCGTGCATCCTGCTCCTGACGTCAGAGAGCAAGATTCTTCTTGACTGTGGAATCAACACCGCAGCACACGACTCGTTGAGCGCTCTGCCTCGATTCGACGTTTCGGGCCTGCTCATGGAGCAAATCGATGGAGTCGTGCTTACACACGCCCATATGGACCACGCAGGATTTCTGCCTGCTCTTTTCAAATACGGCTATCGTGGACCTGTCTATTGCACAGACCCTACGCTTGGATTGATGTATCTTCTCCAGCATGATTATGTCGAGCGCAAAGGCTCAAACGCACTTTATTCTGCTACAGACATTGCCGAAGAGGTCATTCGGACAATCACCCTGACTTACGGTACGGTGACGGACATCTCGCCTGACGTCCGTCTGGTGCTTTCTAACACGGGACACATTATCGGATCCTCGTCAGTACACCTTCACATCGGAAACGGGGATCACAATCTGGTCTATACCGGAGACCTGAAGTTCGGCAAGACCATTGCACTCGAGAACGCCTCCTGGAATTTTGCACGCGTTGAAACCCTGATAATAGAAAGCACGTATGGCGGCCGAGACGATGTATTTGAGCCCCGTGAAAGGGCAGAAGCCTTGTTCGCGCAGTTTATCAACTCTGTTGCGGGCGCAGGGGGGAACATCCTTGTCCCTGCACCGGTCGCCGGTGTATCACAGGAACTTGTCCTTCTGCTTGACTCTTTGATCCAGTCAGGCAAGGTTTCCCCTCAGGTCGACGTCGTTGTCGACGGCTTGATAGCCAAGGCCTCGTCGCTTTACGAGGCGTTTCCGGAATACCTTGACAGAGACCTGCGAAGTCGAATACTCAGGTCCGAATCCACGCAATTTGGGTTCAGCGATAACTTCGTACGCTCTGATACCGTCGTCAGCCTGAAAAAGCCGACGGTCGTGATATCCTCCTCTGCTTTTCTTTCAGGAAGCAATTCACTTGAATATCTGCGCCAAATCGCAGGCGACCCGAAAAATATGTTGTTATTCGTATCCTACCAACCGCTTGACACTCTAGGGAGGGCAATTCTGGAAGGCCGGGCAAAAAGCTTGTCATTCCCTCAAGAGTCATCCGAACATGCCGGCCAGCAGGTCGAGCTCAGGTGTAGGATAGAAAGACTGCATGGGCTTGATAGCCATAGCGACTACAACCAGCTCATGGCCTATGTCGCCAGGCTGAGACCAAAGCTCCGAAGGGTGCTTGTCAACCACGGCGAAAAGCCAAAGGCACAAAACCTTGCAAGCTCCATAAGCAAAAGCCTAAAGATACAAACGCAGCATCCTCTTGTCCAAGAGGCCGTCAAGCTACTTTAG
- a CDS encoding asparagine synthase-related protein, with translation MALPEPAKSEPKKPLAVALLSGGLDSSLAVRMMLEQGIDVEAVAIKTPFCDFDCGKGCGHRVKEVADELGIKLKTVYFGEEYLRMLKKPKHGYGSGMNPCIDCRAMMYRAAKDHMDNIGADFVITGEVLFQRPMSQNNRALHIIEDETGMAGKVLRPLSAKHLPPTEAEKIGLVNRQSLGDIKGRSRKGQLQLAKEFGIEDPPNAAGGCLLTDPAFSKRVEDAIDHAEDIPSLNDIELLKVGRHFRLDERSKLIIGRNKDENEIISSLSAPSDIVIEARDYVGPTCLLRSSFPVQETVELAAGIALRYSDAPKESQSFVRVSTGGSTSEIQCSPAIDDGFQELRI, from the coding sequence ATGGCACTCCCAGAACCGGCAAAGAGCGAGCCCAAGAAGCCGCTGGCTGTGGCGCTACTATCTGGTGGGCTGGACAGCAGCCTTGCCGTTCGAATGATGTTGGAACAGGGCATTGATGTCGAAGCCGTTGCCATCAAGACGCCTTTTTGTGACTTTGACTGTGGCAAGGGATGCGGCCACCGCGTAAAAGAGGTAGCAGACGAGCTGGGAATCAAGCTCAAGACGGTTTACTTTGGCGAAGAATACCTGAGGATGTTAAAGAAACCAAAACATGGCTATGGGTCAGGGATGAACCCTTGCATTGACTGCAGGGCAATGATGTACCGGGCAGCCAAAGATCACATGGATAATATCGGCGCCGACTTTGTGATCACCGGCGAGGTTTTGTTTCAGCGCCCCATGAGCCAGAACAACAGGGCCCTTCATATCATAGAGGATGAAACAGGCATGGCAGGAAAGGTACTCAGGCCACTATCTGCCAAGCACCTTCCTCCTACCGAAGCAGAGAAAATCGGCCTAGTCAACCGCCAGTCGCTTGGCGACATCAAGGGAAGGTCGCGCAAGGGCCAGCTGCAATTGGCGAAAGAGTTTGGCATTGAAGACCCACCCAATGCAGCTGGGGGTTGCCTCCTGACAGACCCAGCTTTTTCCAAGAGGGTCGAAGACGCGATAGATCACGCAGAGGATATTCCGTCACTAAATGACATTGAGCTGCTAAAGGTCGGCAGGCATTTCCGGCTAGACGAAAGGTCAAAGCTGATAATCGGAAGGAACAAGGACGAAAACGAGATAATTTCGTCGCTCTCGGCCCCTTCCGATATCGTGATTGAAGCACGCGACTACGTCGGGCCCACTTGCCTGCTGAGGTCAAGCTTCCCAGTTCAGGAAACAGTAGAGCTTGCCGCGGGCATCGCGCTGAGGTATTCGGACGCCCCCAAGGAAAGCCAATCGTTTGTACGAGTATCGACTGGCGGCTCAACTTCTGAAATCCAGTGCTCCCCTGCAATTGACGACGGGTTTCAGGAACTCCGCATCTAA
- the sepF gene encoding cell division protein SepF: protein MQTQKTPVYLKAITLRDASDVAAVKDDIKKHMILILRVTPLAQKDVEELRKVVEDLYSYAQSVGGDIARLGEERVVITPPGVKIWRGAYDLK, encoded by the coding sequence ATGCAGACCCAAAAAACACCTGTTTACTTGAAGGCAATTACGCTTCGCGACGCGAGCGACGTGGCTGCCGTCAAAGACGACATTAAGAAGCACATGATACTGATCCTCAGGGTCACTCCTCTGGCACAGAAGGACGTCGAGGAGCTTCGGAAAGTAGTCGAAGACCTGTATTCCTATGCGCAATCTGTCGGAGGCGACATCGCGCGTCTGGGCGAAGAGAGGGTCGTGATTACGCCGCCGGGCGTCAAAATCTGGCGAGGCGCATACGACCTAAAGTAG
- the pheT gene encoding phenylalanine--tRNA ligase subunit beta, giving the protein MPVVNLTKSRLEEQLPEIPLDRLLEALPFIGLDIEGEDETAIRVEYNPNRPDYSSQYGIVRALKGLLEIEIGMPKLAISGSSGVSIKVEPAAAALRPFVVALAATGGRLDDDDIRQLVAMQEDLHNGLGRKRRKASIGVHNMDRIRPPLLYKAVDSGFSFVPLGETKKMSMLEVLEKTDTGITYAPLASDWKERGSFPIICDSRGTVLSFPPIINGADTQVDVTCRNLLVEVTATSRVTALDILAVIGMNLSDAGFKIRSVKVIERSKAEITPEFRAKKIFTTPTFLNQIVGTSLSPRQVLHCLKKCRLGASLSGKRIVCTIPRYRTDIQSEIDLAEELSIGYGIQNLLPSLPSVFSAGSRSLQSMRFDAIRSALVGLGMIENLSFSLTGQGSGDGPVSDTQQAGARISVDSSKSAEHVLLRSSLVPSLLQALSRNVHEHYPQRLFEIGRVFTLSESNAVSEKWMVAAAICHPDADFVEALSSARAVLELSLGLNGLVTRRLQDGAGNMETLPSQSSLYINGRHAELVVGGKNSGHVGEIAPAVLEALRLRMPASVFELDLSAVQEKTNT; this is encoded by the coding sequence ATGCCAGTTGTAAACCTGACAAAGAGCCGGCTGGAAGAACAGCTGCCGGAAATCCCCCTTGATAGACTGTTAGAGGCTCTGCCATTTATCGGTCTGGACATCGAAGGCGAAGACGAAACTGCAATCAGGGTGGAATACAACCCGAACAGGCCGGATTACTCTTCCCAGTACGGTATCGTGCGCGCGCTCAAGGGACTGCTTGAGATCGAGATTGGTATGCCAAAACTGGCAATATCCGGTTCAAGCGGAGTTTCAATAAAGGTCGAACCGGCTGCAGCTGCTCTTCGGCCCTTTGTCGTCGCGCTCGCGGCTACCGGAGGAAGACTTGACGACGACGACATCAGGCAACTGGTCGCCATGCAGGAGGACCTGCACAACGGCCTAGGTCGTAAAAGAAGAAAGGCTTCAATCGGGGTTCACAACATGGACCGAATTAGGCCGCCATTGTTGTACAAGGCGGTTGACAGCGGATTTTCTTTTGTGCCTCTTGGAGAAACCAAGAAAATGAGCATGCTCGAGGTCCTGGAAAAGACCGACACCGGCATTACGTATGCGCCGCTCGCGTCGGATTGGAAAGAGCGCGGCTCGTTTCCTATCATTTGTGATTCCAGAGGCACGGTTTTGTCCTTCCCTCCAATCATAAACGGCGCAGATACCCAGGTAGACGTTACCTGCCGCAACCTGCTAGTCGAGGTCACGGCAACAAGCAGGGTAACAGCCCTTGATATTCTCGCGGTAATAGGCATGAACCTTTCGGATGCAGGGTTTAAGATAAGAAGCGTCAAGGTCATCGAAAGATCAAAGGCTGAGATCACTCCCGAATTTCGGGCAAAGAAAATTTTTACGACTCCCACCTTTCTGAATCAAATAGTCGGCACTTCCTTATCGCCGCGGCAGGTTTTGCACTGCTTGAAGAAGTGTAGACTCGGTGCGTCTTTGAGCGGGAAGCGAATCGTCTGCACCATCCCGAGGTACCGTACCGACATCCAGTCAGAAATCGACCTTGCGGAAGAGCTTTCAATAGGATACGGTATACAAAACCTGCTCCCTTCTCTGCCATCGGTTTTTTCGGCTGGCAGCAGGAGCCTTCAGTCAATGCGTTTTGACGCGATCAGGTCTGCATTGGTAGGCCTGGGAATGATAGAGAACTTGAGTTTCTCGCTTACAGGACAGGGCTCTGGCGACGGCCCGGTCTCAGATACGCAGCAAGCCGGCGCAAGGATCTCGGTGGATTCTTCAAAAAGCGCCGAGCATGTGCTTTTGCGAAGCTCGCTAGTTCCCTCCCTGCTTCAGGCGCTCTCGAGAAACGTGCACGAACACTATCCGCAGAGGCTGTTTGAAATAGGAAGGGTGTTTACACTGTCAGAGTCAAACGCAGTGTCCGAGAAATGGATGGTAGCAGCAGCCATCTGCCATCCCGACGCTGACTTTGTCGAGGCTTTATCATCGGCGCGGGCGGTGCTCGAATTGTCTCTGGGATTGAACGGCCTTGTTACTCGCCGATTGCAGGACGGGGCGGGCAACATGGAAACCCTCCCTTCGCAGTCGAGTCTCTACATAAATGGCCGCCACGCAGAGCTGGTCGTTGGCGGCAAAAATTCGGGTCATGTAGGCGAAATAGCCCCTGCAGTCCTGGAGGCTCTTCGGCTTCGAATGCCGGCGTCCGTCTTTGAACTTGACCTCTCAGCCGTACAGGAAAAGACAAATACCTAG
- a CDS encoding phenylalanine--tRNA ligase subunit alpha, with protein MSDFSNDHTSKSLSISDLHPIEKDILRHLASAEMASAESLAASTGRVIDQIRRGIEWLRLKNLVSVSEVVQSELVLGELGAIASEKGLPERRLVYAVKAGARTIGEAIARGFLEKEEANAAVAAAKRSGWVKFDQGTLVCVDTAVAELSAEERAIETLRNRSPLNEAQLSEQEKKGVDLLRVRPKYIVLVERKNAQITLTETGRQAASQVSLSKGGSDEHQVRKLTPELIATGKWKEVSVSPIDVEAPAPEAYPGRVHPLTLIIDEIKEIFVGLGFAEIDGDFVQSAFWNFDALYTPQDHPAREMQDTFYLSLPGRSIPASADQISKISKVHEKGWGPRWSREEAERLVLRTHTTPVTLQTLAQAKPESARYFSVGRVFRNEKVSYKHLAEFHQVEGVATYEGATLRDLVGLQTEFYKKMGISKIKFWPTFFPYTEPSLQSMVYNDSLGKWVELFGMGIFRPEVTRPLGIKNPVLAWGGGLERIAMLRFGLNDVRDLYSSRLSWLRHVPECQL; from the coding sequence ATGAGTGATTTTTCAAATGATCATACTTCCAAATCTCTGTCCATTTCCGATCTTCATCCGATTGAAAAAGACATCCTCCGCCATCTTGCCTCCGCTGAAATGGCCTCTGCAGAATCACTCGCTGCCAGTACCGGCAGAGTCATAGACCAGATTAGACGCGGCATAGAATGGCTGCGGCTCAAAAATCTTGTCTCTGTCTCTGAGGTAGTACAATCGGAACTCGTCTTGGGAGAACTGGGCGCCATAGCCTCTGAAAAGGGGCTGCCTGAGCGCAGGCTGGTATACGCCGTAAAAGCAGGGGCGAGAACAATCGGCGAAGCAATAGCTAGAGGGTTTCTTGAAAAGGAAGAAGCCAATGCTGCCGTGGCAGCTGCCAAGCGCTCCGGCTGGGTCAAGTTCGATCAGGGCACGCTCGTCTGTGTGGACACTGCCGTGGCAGAATTGTCGGCCGAGGAGCGCGCGATTGAAACCCTGAGAAATCGCTCGCCCCTGAATGAAGCGCAGCTGTCAGAGCAAGAAAAGAAAGGCGTAGACCTGCTTAGAGTCAGACCCAAATACATCGTCCTGGTTGAAAGAAAGAATGCGCAAATAACTCTCACAGAGACAGGCAGGCAGGCAGCTTCGCAGGTGAGCCTTTCTAAAGGAGGCTCTGACGAGCATCAAGTCCGAAAGCTGACGCCTGAGTTAATTGCGACAGGCAAGTGGAAGGAGGTATCGGTAAGCCCGATTGATGTCGAGGCTCCCGCTCCCGAAGCCTACCCGGGCAGAGTTCATCCGCTGACCCTGATTATAGACGAGATAAAGGAAATATTTGTCGGTCTTGGCTTTGCGGAAATAGACGGAGACTTTGTACAGTCAGCCTTCTGGAATTTCGACGCCCTCTACACTCCCCAGGACCACCCGGCTAGGGAAATGCAGGACACGTTCTATCTATCGCTGCCAGGCCGGTCAATCCCAGCAAGCGCTGATCAGATTTCAAAGATTTCAAAGGTTCATGAGAAGGGATGGGGCCCCAGGTGGAGCAGGGAGGAAGCCGAGCGTCTTGTCCTGCGCACGCATACGACCCCTGTCACCCTTCAGACATTGGCGCAGGCGAAACCAGAAAGTGCCCGGTATTTTTCGGTCGGCAGAGTCTTTAGGAATGAAAAGGTGTCCTACAAGCATCTTGCCGAATTTCACCAAGTAGAGGGTGTAGCCACATACGAGGGCGCGACCCTGCGCGACCTTGTAGGGCTGCAGACTGAATTTTACAAAAAGATGGGCATCAGCAAGATCAAGTTTTGGCCGACGTTCTTTCCCTACACAGAGCCTTCGCTTCAGAGCATGGTCTATAACGATTCGCTCGGCAAATGGGTCGAGCTGTTTGGTATGGGGATCTTTCGGCCCGAGGTCACACGGCCGCTTGGCATAAAAAATCCGGTCTTGGCTTGGGGCGGAGGGTTAGAACGCATTGCGATGCTGCGCTTCGGGCTCAATGATGTGCGCGATTTGTACAGTAGCAGGCTTTCTTGGCTGAGGCATGTTCCCGAATGCCAGTTGTAA